The Candidatus Paceibacterota bacterium region GGCTCCAAATCAAGCTCAATACTTTTGGCATCAACTTTTTCAACAATTTCCAAAAGTTTTTCTTTTAACTCTTCGCTATTTTTAATGCCGTCCAAACACTCAATATTCGGCTTAATCCCTTTTTCAAGATACCACATCAAATCAAAATAATCCCTGCCTTTAACTTTAATAAGAACATCGCCTTTTTTATCTTTTTTTTCCCATTTTCTGTACAAAACCGCCCTGATTTTCGTTGACATCAATGTCGGCAAATCAAAAATTTTAACCAGAATGGATTTATTAAATTTAAACAAAGGCATAAATTCCGTTTTGTATTTCCGGCAAAAGTCAAAACCGTTGAAAATTTCCACTTTTAAAAAAAGTAAATCAGATTCGCCGATTTTTGCCAATTTTAATTCGCGAAGAATCGGAAATTTAAGATAAACTCTGAATTTTTGAACCGAAGCAACAACATCCAAATCGGTATTTTTTTTAAAATATTTTTCCAGATCAAAAGCCAGCAAATCAAGCTTGATTGAACTTTTTAAATCCACAAAATCAAGATCTTCCGACAAACGAGGCAGGTCAAAACAATGCTTGAGCGCGGAACCGCCATAAAAA contains the following coding sequences:
- a CDS encoding nucleotidyl transferase AbiEii/AbiGii toxin family protein; the protein is MEEAKTFLKNLIDNSVSTSDVFKRNILKEYLQILVLDFIYSHPKYSELCFYGGSALKHCFDLPRLSEDLDFVDLKSSIKLDLLAFDLEKYFKKNTDLDVVASVQKFRVYLKFPILRELKLAKIGESDLLFLKVEIFNGFDFCRKYKTEFMPLFKFNKSILVKIFDLPTLMSTKIRAVLYRKWEKKDKKGDVLIKVKGRDYFDLMWYLEKGIKPNIECLDGIKNSEELKEKLLEIVEKVDAKSIELDLEP